The genomic region AAGTGTAACTGAACTTAAGAAAATGTAATATATATGCATACAATTTTTTTAAATATAACGTACAATAGTATTTGATATATACTAAATTCTAATAATTGTTAAATAATCTAATAACAATTTATATTTCATCTTCTGTTCACAAATTACAAACGGAAAAGAAAACATGCAATCAAAATCCACCAAGTTTCTCACACTGGCAACCGTTTTACTCTTTTTGTTCACTGGAGGATGTATTGATAATTCCAGTACGCCTAACAATACAAAAGAAACTATAGATAGTGTATCAATGCTGTCAACCAAAGAAGTGACTATTGATAAATCTGGAAGTAGGGAAATATCCTTCGGACAATACTACCATCTTGAACCGCTTGATGTTGAACTTCAGGCAGCACAATACAAATTTCCGCTTGATACACAGGACATAGCGAATTACGATGAATTCATCTCACATGTATCCCTCGATGAGAATGCTATTAAAAAAATTCAGAAAAATGGTTTTGTAGTTATGGAAAATCCCTTCGACCCGGAAGAAGAGATTATCACTGACATGTACGGAACACTTGAAGACAAGGACATCCCCATATTCATAACCTCAGACTCCCTGCTGCATTTATATCATATCCAGTTCGATGGAACACTGCGACGTATAGAGGAAAATGAGTTCTACAATACCATATGGGAAATAGACAACGAACTGCTCCAGAAATCCATAGAGGATTATGAAACGTCAACAGGAGAAACAAAAGAAGCGGCCAGAAGGAATATGGCGTATTTTGCAGTGGCGCTGAGTCTACTTGAGCCTGACGTTGAACAACTTGCAGTCGATGAAGAAGAGGCCTTATTCTCAGGAGATGGAAAGCTTAGTCCTGAAGAAGCCAGAGAGTACACATTTGAAATCCCTTATGATGTGAAGGAGGAAGTGGAAACAGAACTCACACTCATAGAGGGACATGAAGGATTTGCTCTCTCACCCATATTCAACTATCAGGAAGATTATTCCCAGTATGTCCCACGAGGACACTACACCTACTCGGAAAAGCTTAAAAACTATTTCAAGGCAGTCATGTGGCACGGCCGTATGAGCATGTTGCTTAAGGGTGACTTGATAGAGTCTGCAGATCCTGACCGGGATGCCAGGATACAGACACGGAGTGCCAGCCTTATAGCTTCTCATCTGGAAAACGAAGTGCAACTTATGGAAAGCTGGGAAAAGATTTACTCAGTAACCGCATTCTATGTTGGTTTTTCAGATGACCTGGGTCCATATGAGTACATAGAAGCCCTTAATTCTGTAATGGGAGGAAACGGGACAATAGAAGACCTTGATGTTGAAGCATTAAAGGCAGAACTTGCGATATACCAAAGTCCCGAAATATATGGCGGCACTGGGAATGTAATAATTGAGGGGACTGACCTTGAAGAACTAGACAGGTTACTTGAAGACACAGAAGGATTCAGGTTTATGGGCCAGAGATTCACACCGGATTCCTATATGTTCCAGA from Methanolobus tindarius DSM 2278 harbors:
- a CDS encoding DUF3160 domain-containing protein; translation: MQSKSTKFLTLATVLLFLFTGGCIDNSSTPNNTKETIDSVSMLSTKEVTIDKSGSREISFGQYYHLEPLDVELQAAQYKFPLDTQDIANYDEFISHVSLDENAIKKIQKNGFVVMENPFDPEEEIITDMYGTLEDKDIPIFITSDSLLHLYHIQFDGTLRRIEENEFYNTIWEIDNELLQKSIEDYETSTGETKEAARRNMAYFAVALSLLEPDVEQLAVDEEEALFSGDGKLSPEEAREYTFEIPYDVKEEVETELTLIEGHEGFALSPIFNYQEDYSQYVPRGHYTYSEKLKNYFKAVMWHGRMSMLLKGDLIESADPDRDARIQTRSASLIASHLENEVQLMESWEKIYSVTAFYVGFSDDLGPYEYIEALNSVMGGNGTIEDLDVEALKAELAIYQSPEIYGGTGNVIIEGTDLEELDRLLEDTEGFRFMGQRFTPDSYMFQNLVYPAVDDRFMPKSLDVMALLGSQRAYEYLEAQGDTSKPGYTEQYGNLETEFNTFTDSEWSRNLYWSHLYTLQPLMKDYGTGYPTFMQTEAWQDKQLTTSMASWTELRHDTILYAKQSYEVRSSPPPEPETERVVGYVEPVPEFYNRLLALTRMTNSGLEEMGVLDTYSIIRLEKLEDVLERLVEISEKELQNEELSEKDYDFIESFGQELENVMVGVEKEHQKTTIVADVHTDSDSGNVLEEGVGYVDMVVVAYKLPDGRILMGAGPVMTYYEFEQPMSERLTDETWEDMLESSPPSKAE